From the Cataglyphis hispanica isolate Lineage 1 chromosome 24, ULB_Chis1_1.0, whole genome shotgun sequence genome, the window catttaacaattccatattatatgtatgtattacatacatacttaTTGCTTAAATATTCGATATGggaaatatcctttttttcaaGGCCAGGTTTatctttgagaaattttttttatatcagctTAAACAACATTACAGATGTAGAAATAGTCTTTTCAGGCTGCCAATTGTTGAAGCGTAATTTGTAGAAAACAGTCTTAATTGTTTGCAGTTGCAATCTTTCTCGGAGCTTGGAATTGCGCGTCGATACTATTTGGTCAGATTGACTGTTTAATTGGCGGTATGTGGCAAATGATTGCCGGTTTCTTAGTTGTAATGATTGAAGCGCCTTGCTGCTGCTTGTTCATCGACTTTGTACAGAATTTAAGTGACTGGGTGGAGAAGAAACCATATTGGAATAGAGCAGCTGGATATTGTTTGTAAGtactctctcctctctttatcttatttattaaatagtacgagatatataatttaaatatctctaaaattgaaatatctcataatataattactaaataatctgcagtttatcaaatattatgagatttttatataatgttacacatatatgaattaaattatatctttgtttCTTGTTCATTAATTTAGAATAGCGTTGCCAGCAGTCTTCCTATGTCCAGGAATGGGTAGTATATTTGGCAGTGGTTTGATATTTACAACGGGTATAATATATGGAATGATGTCCCTGGGTAAAAAGTAAgtgatatacaatttttccTTAAACCTGATAGTGGTATGATTTATAGAATATCTGAAcgacaattttatatcaatataaaaaaaggatatttaaatcaatcagtgaatcattattaattgtgcCATCAGGAATGACCAAATTTACaggtataaattatatgaattatatccatatgaataactttttatcaaattagtCTAATTTGATGAAGCAGATTTGTAAAATGCACATCAGAAACTGTATCATCAATGTTATCATTTCATAATGAGGCTTTATACGTATATTGTAAAACTATGTTATCGTGCCaaactaattttatagatgcaaaaaattattaatacggCTATACATTGTACGAAACATTtacattcatttattttcttctgagATTATAATCCAAAATGATGGTATTACAGTccttaaaagtattaaatttgtagAGTTTAGAGAAATGGATGTGAAgtacatttatctttttattttatctatttctctTATCACACAGTTTGGCATTGATGTAACATTACATTTATgtgttacatttataaaattggatAATGTGTTAATGTGATTTTTCATGCACagtgattttcttttttttgtgctTGTGGAAAGGTGGAAGAATCGATTTTTGTGTTGTGTTTGTCTTCGTCTTAACGCTTTGCTTGGGTTTGTGTAggggaaaatatattttacaagattattttacaaacaattttttcaatgaaataaacTATCAAAAACATTTGAACTTTGTGTCGAAGCTTTGATAAGACAAGATAGGCTCGATTCTAAATTTAATCGTCGTGAACAAAGTTACTTTTTATgagcattaatataataaaatactaatttataaCCTGATAACACAGAGGATCCAGGCCCGACCCAGCAGGAACGTCGGGCGTGGGTTCCCCACAAAGTACAGTGCCTCCTACTACAGATCACCATACTACTCTCATGGAGGATCCTGACGTCTGGAGGCCTACATAAATCATCAAATATTCATTGCACCACTTCACTAACCAGgcaataatatctaatatttaatgttactaCTGCATCTAAATGCTTTATAACATTTCATTACAAATTATCATTTGTAtcgtactttattatattgttgctTTTACTTCATAAAGTTGAAAACATCTTTAAATAATGAGACTTGAAGatctgataatttatataaaatggtgTCTTCCAGATGACTAAatgaagagataaaattaataagattaaaaaaaaaaagagaaaataatataattaaattataaaattatttaaaaatttgaacaatgttatattttttttactaaagaaATAAGACTtagtaattttcaatatcttcaAGTCTCACtgtttcaaaatatcttttaatgttGAATTAAGTTATTGATGTTTGTGTATTCAACCAGCATGTTGCATTGTTCATTCAGCCTTTTATAagcatttcattaaataaactatTGCATATACATTGCAATATTTCTGCTTTAGTTATGTTTTACagttaattctttaatttaatattcgttaattttatacacacacacgcacacgcacacacacatacatatacattttgtattaattgatatgatgtaactttatatatctttcatgTTTATTCTCATGTATATCTTATgtgttgaaatttaattcgagataaaatctttattactaGTTTATTGCAAAATGCCATTACgtacaattctatttttattttctatattgatgtaataattattaaatttaattaacaaatgcatcaatatatctctataattGTATGTAGATATACagaaagaaatcaattttcaaaaatcctGACATTTTAGAAGAACATCAgagataaagtttataaaaatattcattttaaaatatttatttaatagaaagaaagTTTTTCTGGTGCGTGTAATAATTagttttcgattttattatatatacacatattctcTCATCCATCCacctacatatacatatatatttccaaatacttatatatattgaaaatttgaaaaattggcGATTGATTTCTTTCTGCgtaaatctaattaattataatactgtGCTCTCAGTAGTAGTGCACACTAACATCACACATtcctatcattatttaatatctaactACATTTATTAACCTTTTGCTATAATATTGCTGCaatgttgaataatttttcttcaatattgaCATGCTTCATTTAGATGTTGGAATTTCTTGACTAATGTTTACAACTCGAAAAGAATGCATTTGCATttgatttagatatttaaaatgttttttcattatattaattataattaatagaataagcTGGCAAAAATCCGTCAGacatcatatattatagttatagatGTATGTGTCAACTTTCTTTTTActtcattttgaaaatatggaaaattttgAACATATTTGTGCTAAATCttctaaatgaaaatttctaatcttatctttatgataattatttagaaaaaaacgaACTTTTAATGCCAATTATgaatacacataaaaaaaatctcattaacaaagaaaattatattctttggttgattaaaaaaaaatctctttttaaacAGGTAtagtttaacaaaattttaatttaaatatattttttgtataatatcttaaattgtGAATagttgtatgtgtgtgcatataatgaactattaaaaaaatttttttcttcataaataatttcagaaatttcGTCTAAAAATggctgttaaaaaaatataagagtgGGTTCCTCTTGTTAATGTCATGATAACACAGCAAAATGTCAGTGTCATTCTAggatttcataataaaaggataaatgttgataattatgaatgaaatgataatttattctagCTGTAGAATGATATTGGCTGTTCTTTGTAAaatgtacttatatatatgcttgtaaaacaataaatatagaattaatttatatattatattgatagaaaaaaataggaattcttgaaaaatattaagaagatATCTATACTTTAGGGCACCTTTTGGCGAAATGAGAACAGCAGCAATGGATATTCAAGCTCCAGCATCAAGCATGCGGTCCACACTAGTTGAAAATACTCAGCCGATTGGTTTGAGCAGTACCCCAAGTAGTATCGTTTGAATCATTAGGAACTAATTGGGTGAGCAATCCAACGTTTTATGTGAATGATTGTGAGTGATAATTAATCATCCAAGTAAATATCAGTAACTGAGCCCACGAACATgctttcatttcattttagcTATAACATTGATACATATTGTAATTCCGATAATTCTAATAGTATCTTTAGACAACATTCATTATTCGTTGAATCtttaagataatattgaaCATAAATTGTATCATGGATGTGTAGAttcaaatatgttataattttaaaaaattctgaaaaaaaattttcttaaccTTATTATCTAATGGGctttttctgatttaaaaagaCTTGCTCTAAGAATTGGTCAATTAAAGAGAACAATTGTATgcgtttattacattttatgtttGTATCAAATGTGAGCAAAATGAAATGAGATATTCTATTACGAGAATATAGTATGGAAGAATTTGTTGCTTCATTTAGAATAATGCCAAAGTCAAAGACTGTCATAGAGGATGATGTTGTTCATGGGCCTAGTTATCCATAGGCCCATTTGTCCACTGTATGTCATAAGACGTTAACGAGcaaaacaatagaaaattgtaaacgATCATGTAACttgtttttaa encodes:
- the LOC126858221 gene encoding calcium channel flower isoform X2; translation: MSFGEKIASIMQRPGQDPVAKDDAPWWMKYAGRGLGTVGSIIAIFLGAWNCASILFGQIDCLIGGMWQMIAGFLVVMIEAPCCCLFIDFVQNLSDWVEKKPYWNRAAGYCLIALPAVFLCPGMGSIFGSGLIFTTGIIYGMMSLGKKGSRPDPAGTSGVGSPQSTVPPTTDHHTTLMEDPDVWRPT
- the LOC126858221 gene encoding calcium channel flower isoform X1 — protein: MSFGEKIASIMQRPGQDPVAKDDAPWWMKYAGRGLGTVGSIIAIFLGAWNCASILFGQIDCLIGGMWQMIAGFLVVMIEAPCCCLFIDFVQNLSDWVEKKPYWNRAAGYCLIALPAVFLCPGMGSIFGSGLIFTTGIIYGMMSLGKKAPFGEMRTAAMDIQAPASSMRSTLVENTQPIGLSSTPSSIV